GGCGATCGAAGATCGCGCCTTCGCTTACTGGAGCCGGCTCTACTCCCGGATCCAGCTCATCGAATTGCGAATCATCCGGTTGGGCGACCGGATCGAGATTCTGATGGATCTCCTGCCCACCATCAGCATCATCGCGCTGATCTACTTCGCCTCGAAGTGGGGCCTGCTCACGATCGCCGGCGGAACCGACATGTCGACCGGGGAGTTTCTGACCTTCAACGCCGCTTATGGCGCTTTCATCGGCGCCCTGACGGGCCTTGTCGAGGCGCTCGTGTCGATACTGCCCATCCTGCGCGAATGGCGGCGCGTCAAGCCGGTCATCGAGGCCATTCCCGAGGTTCGCGACGATCAGGAGGATCCTGGCCGCCTGAAAGGGAAGGTGGTCCTCGATCAGGTGTCGTTCCGTTACGATCCGGATGGCCCGCTGATCCTCGACGGCGTCACCGTTTTCGCCGAGCCGGGCGAGTCGATCGCGATCGTCGGGCCCTCCGGATGCGGCAAGTCGACCCTCTTCCGGCTGCTGCTGGCCTTCGAGGAGCCCGAAGCAGGAAGCGTCTACTTCGACGGAAAGAACCTGGCGAACCTCGATCGCAGGGCGGTCCGGCGGCAGCTCGGAGTCGTCCTCCAGAACGGGAAGGTGAGTGCCGGGTCCATACTCGCGAACATCACCTGCGGCGCGCTCGTCTCGCGGGACGAAGCCAAGCATGCGGCCAAGTTGGCCGGCTTCGACAAGGACCTGGCCGGAATGCCGATGGGGCTCGACACCGTGGTCTCGGAGGGCGGCACGAACCTCTCGGGCGGTCAGCGGCAGCGGCTCCTCGTCTGTCGGGCTTTCGTTCTTAAGCCGCGGATCATGCTTTTCGACGAGGCCACGAGCGCCCTGGACAACACGACCCAGGCCGTGGTCAGCGAGAGCATGGATCGCCTGAACGTCACCCGCCTCATCATCGCGCACCGCCTGTCGACCATCCGGCAATGCGATCGGATATACGTGCTCGACAAGGGAAAGGTCGTGCAGCAAGGGACGTTTGCCGAACTCGAGGCCCAGGGCGGACTCTTCGGGCGGCTAGTCGCACACCAGTAACCATGAGGAGCCCCTAGACATGCCGAGCAATCTGTCCGTGGTCGCCTTGCTTGCGGCGCAGACCTTCACGGTCGGAATCCTGCCGAAAGGCGACCCGCAAGACCTCAAGCGCGCCTACGCCAACTTCGGCCGCTACCTCGCGAGCCAGGTGGGAATGCCCGTCGACCTCCAGGTGCCTCCCACATACTCGGAGTTGCTGGCCGGCTGCGCCGCCAGGAAGTTTCACCTCGTCTATCTCGGCGGATACCTCTACATCAAGGCGCACGCCGCCGGCTACGAACTGGTCGCCCAGAGCAAGGATTCGGCCAGCATCCGTAGCACCTTCATCACCAACAGCATCTCCGACATCCGGACCCTGGGCGATCTCAAGGGAAAGAGCTTCGCGTTCGGGGATCGCCAATCGACGTCCGGATTCCTGATGCCGACTTACTTTCTCGACATCAACAACCTCCCCCCCCGGGCCATCTTCAAGTCGGTCGTACACACCAGCAACCACGAAGAGACCGTCCGCGCGGTCCTCGACTTCAAGGTAGACGCCGGTGTCGTCGAAGAGCGGACACTCAAGCGGATGGCGGAGAAAGGGAAGCTGCAG
This genomic window from Candidatus Tanganyikabacteria bacterium contains:
- a CDS encoding phosphate/phosphite/phosphonate ABC transporter substrate-binding protein, with translation MPSNLSVVALLAAQTFTVGILPKGDPQDLKRAYANFGRYLASQVGMPVDLQVPPTYSELLAGCAARKFHLVYLGGYLYIKAHAAGYELVAQSKDSASIRSTFITNSISDIRTLGDLKGKSFAFGDRQSTSGFLMPTYFLDINNLPPRAIFKSVVHTSNHEETVRAVLDFKVDAGVVEERTLKRMAEKGKLQAGQIRVVWTTPPYPDNSWSMRADLDGRLKSRIVDAFMKPERAAADRFAVYDYIIGNAFYRPRHEHFGRIRDAVLLEGLVVK